Proteins from one Novosphingobium pentaromativorans US6-1 genomic window:
- a CDS encoding acyl-CoA dehydrogenase: MTSFQWEDALQITSQLNEDERLIAQSAYVFAQDRLQPRIADAFEREHCDPAIFREFGAQGLLGPTLPEQYGGVGASYVAYGLIAREIERVDSGYRSMMSVQSSLVAFPIYQYGSEAQRQAYLPGLTAGSLIGCFGLTEPDSGSDPGSMRTVARKVAGGYCLTGNKTWITNAPIADVFVVWAKSEAHGGAIRGFILEKGMTGLSAPKIANKLSLRSSITGMINLDDVTVPETALLPNVEGLKGPFGCLNRARYGISWGALGAAEFCYAAARQYGLERRQFGRPLAATQLYQKKLADMVTDISLGLQASLRVGRLMDEGNYAPEMISLVKRNNVGKALDIARAARDMHGGNGISGEYHVIRHMLNLETVNTYEGTHDVHALILGRGITGLSAF, from the coding sequence ATGACATCGTTTCAATGGGAAGACGCTTTGCAGATCACCAGCCAGCTCAACGAAGATGAGCGGCTGATCGCACAATCGGCGTATGTTTTTGCGCAAGATCGACTGCAGCCCCGCATCGCCGATGCTTTCGAGCGGGAGCATTGCGACCCGGCCATCTTCCGCGAATTCGGCGCACAGGGGCTGCTCGGCCCTACCTTGCCCGAACAATATGGCGGCGTCGGCGCATCCTATGTCGCCTATGGCCTGATCGCGCGCGAGATCGAGCGGGTCGATTCCGGCTATCGTTCGATGATGAGCGTCCAGTCGAGCCTGGTCGCTTTCCCGATCTATCAATATGGCTCGGAAGCACAACGGCAGGCCTATCTGCCCGGACTGACCGCAGGCAGTTTGATCGGTTGCTTCGGACTGACCGAACCGGATTCAGGATCGGACCCCGGCAGCATGCGTACCGTCGCGCGCAAGGTTGCTGGCGGCTATTGCCTGACCGGCAACAAGACCTGGATCACCAATGCGCCGATCGCCGACGTTTTCGTCGTGTGGGCCAAGTCCGAGGCACATGGTGGCGCCATTCGCGGTTTCATTCTTGAAAAGGGCATGACGGGCCTTTCTGCGCCCAAGATCGCCAACAAGCTGAGTCTGCGCTCATCGATCACCGGCATGATCAACCTCGACGATGTAACTGTGCCGGAAACCGCGCTGCTGCCAAATGTCGAAGGACTGAAAGGCCCCTTCGGCTGCCTGAACCGGGCCCGCTACGGTATCTCCTGGGGCGCGCTTGGCGCAGCGGAATTCTGCTATGCCGCCGCGCGCCAATATGGGCTTGAGCGCAGGCAGTTCGGACGGCCGCTCGCCGCAACCCAGCTCTACCAGAAAAAGCTGGCCGACATGGTAACGGACATCAGCCTTGGCCTTCAGGCATCGCTGCGGGTCGGCCGGCTGATGGATGAAGGAAATTACGCGCCGGAGATGATCTCGCTGGTCAAGCGCAACAATGTCGGCAAGGCACTCGACATCGCCCGCGCGGCGCGAGACATGCACGGCGGCAACGGCATTTCGGGCGAATATCATGTCATCCGCCACATGCTCAATCTGGA
- a CDS encoding LysR family transcriptional regulator — MINGLDVEAFVAIAEERHFLRAADRVGIAQSVASKRLKRLEAQLGLTLIDRENRMDIGLTRAGSLFLPVARETLDQLRRAERLGHDFGRGESGPLRLGYVFSAALTGLLINVIEGLARSRPRLEVRPVLMETPEQLAALEQGIIDVGFLRPRSSYPAWCLNERAHSEGILLGMAKSHGLCDRTSVRASALASEVFVVPQFREDVGLIEHVHNLAKLGGFAQPVVIPTADYITAASMAAAGLGIVLAPASLARLHLKGLGFVGIDDYCPSLEIEMVHRGDVPEPLIADVRAAFGSASPVDAA, encoded by the coding sequence ATGATCAATGGCCTGGATGTCGAAGCCTTCGTCGCCATAGCGGAAGAACGGCATTTCCTGCGCGCGGCCGATCGCGTCGGCATCGCGCAATCGGTCGCGAGCAAGCGCCTCAAGCGGCTGGAAGCGCAGCTCGGCCTGACCCTGATCGATCGCGAAAATCGGATGGATATCGGACTGACGCGGGCGGGCAGTCTCTTCCTGCCTGTCGCGCGTGAGACGCTGGATCAGCTGCGCCGCGCCGAGCGGCTGGGCCATGACTTCGGCAGGGGGGAATCTGGGCCGCTGCGGCTCGGCTATGTCTTCTCCGCGGCATTGACCGGATTGCTGATCAACGTGATCGAGGGGCTGGCGCGAAGCAGGCCGCGGCTGGAGGTGAGGCCGGTACTGATGGAAACGCCCGAACAGCTTGCCGCGCTGGAGCAGGGCATTATCGACGTCGGCTTTCTGCGGCCACGGTCAAGCTATCCGGCCTGGTGCCTGAATGAGCGTGCGCACAGCGAGGGCATCCTGCTCGGCATGGCCAAATCGCATGGCCTTTGTGATCGAACCAGCGTGCGGGCCAGCGCGCTGGCTAGCGAAGTTTTCGTCGTACCCCAGTTTCGCGAAGATGTCGGCTTGATCGAACATGTCCATAATCTGGCGAAGCTGGGGGGCTTTGCGCAACCAGTTGTGATACCAACAGCAGACTATATCACTGCCGCCAGCATGGCTGCCGCTGGACTGGGTATCGTATTGGCCCCGGCGTCGCTCGCGCGCCTTCACCTGAAGGGGCTCGGGTTTGTCGGGATAGACGATTACTGTCCATCGCTTGAGATCGAAATGGTGCATCGAGGCGATGTGCCCGAACCGCTGATCGCAGATGTGCGCGCGGCCTTTGGCAGCGCTTCTCCCGTCGACGCGGCCTGA
- a CDS encoding amidohydrolase family protein translates to MEVRSTYEATRRVIPAMRKLGLRILPGGDYGFAWNPIGRNARDLELLVRDYGFTPGETLHAVTALGAQLMHRGGELGLIKEGYIADLLLVAGNPVDDITILQEADKLTMVMKGGTVHKAPANHAHA, encoded by the coding sequence ATGGAAGTCCGGTCGACCTATGAAGCAACGCGCCGCGTCATTCCCGCGATGCGCAAGCTGGGGCTACGCATTCTGCCGGGAGGTGACTATGGCTTCGCCTGGAACCCCATCGGCCGGAACGCACGTGATCTGGAATTGCTCGTGCGCGACTATGGCTTCACGCCAGGTGAAACGCTGCATGCCGTCACTGCGCTTGGCGCTCAGCTCATGCACCGTGGCGGCGAACTCGGCCTAATCAAGGAAGGCTATATCGCGGACCTGTTGCTGGTCGCAGGGAACCCTGTCGATGACATCACGATCCTACAGGAAGCGGACAAGCTGACCATGGTTATGAAAGGCGGAACCGTGCATAAAGCGCCAGCCAACCACGCCCATGCCTAA
- a CDS encoding amidohydrolase family protein, whose translation MRKVIKGATIFDGSGEALYRADVTISDDRIQSIDRSAATVAQSDDHVIDAAGMTLMPGMTEAHAHLDFGASVGRIPANTFALSPVDRMLGAVYAARVLLDHGYTSAYSAGTFADNRADILLQAEIEAGRLPGPRLRSSCGQWMPAFIDPENKLPFGIIDRSHRESNPAAVRDAVKALADTGIQNIKIGLNGESSLIHGTARSLMFYENELEALMEVARDCELDTSAHLYSDQALRMALRHGIRLLYHCAFASPETIELMAERRDEIFVAPGPGILLTTIEGSGLSS comes from the coding sequence ATGCGCAAAGTCATAAAGGGCGCCACCATTTTCGATGGCTCGGGCGAAGCGCTGTACCGGGCCGATGTGACGATCTCGGATGATCGCATTCAATCCATCGATCGTAGCGCGGCAACAGTGGCGCAGTCGGATGACCATGTGATCGATGCGGCCGGCATGACATTGATGCCGGGGATGACGGAAGCCCATGCACATCTCGATTTCGGAGCAAGCGTGGGGCGCATTCCCGCCAACACGTTCGCCCTGTCACCGGTGGACCGTATGCTGGGTGCAGTCTATGCGGCGCGCGTCCTGCTCGATCACGGATACACATCGGCCTACTCGGCCGGGACCTTCGCCGACAACCGCGCCGATATCCTGTTGCAGGCGGAAATTGAGGCAGGCCGCCTTCCCGGCCCGCGACTGCGCTCCAGCTGCGGCCAATGGATGCCGGCATTCATCGACCCGGAAAACAAGCTGCCATTCGGCATCATCGACCGTAGCCACCGGGAATCAAACCCCGCCGCCGTACGCGATGCGGTAAAGGCGCTTGCCGACACCGGCATTCAAAATATCAAGATCGGTCTCAATGGCGAAAGCAGCCTGATCCATGGCACTGCGCGCAGCCTGATGTTCTACGAAAACGAGCTGGAAGCCCTGATGGAGGTCGCGCGCGATTGCGAGCTGGACACCAGTGCCCATCTCTATTCCGACCAGGCGCTCCGCATGGCGCTGCGCCACGGCATACGCCTGCTGTACCACTGTGCCTTTGCCTCCCCGGAGACAATCGAATTGATGGCCGAACGGCGCGACGAAATATTCGTAGCGCCGGGACCGGGCATTCTACTGACCACGATCGAAGGTTCAGGCCTTTCGTCCTAG
- a CDS encoding glutathione S-transferase family protein, whose translation MQLSERDITTREVLDWKGIHLFHAPGSSCSQKVRIYLNIKDVEWTSHPVNLMLKENISSYYLGINPRGLVPCLIDDGAVHIESNDILVHLESRFPEPSLIPAEHNDSVSDLLRHEDNLHMALRTVTFRFMMPTDEPPKTAQDLERYANQGSGTVGGVADAARDREIAFWRNMLDGGISDEAARAAVAEFRAAFEDLEQRLAGSSYILGNQLSVLDIAWVIYVNRLALAGYPLEHLHPRLAAWAATLKSDPAFAPEMALPPPFAARVAAHQEALAQAGRSLSEVCGLTT comes from the coding sequence ATGCAATTATCCGAACGAGACATCACCACCCGCGAAGTACTCGACTGGAAAGGCATTCACCTTTTCCATGCGCCCGGATCATCCTGTTCACAAAAGGTCCGGATCTATCTGAACATCAAGGATGTCGAGTGGACATCACACCCGGTCAACCTCATGTTGAAAGAGAATATCTCCAGCTATTATCTGGGCATCAATCCGCGCGGGCTGGTGCCGTGCCTGATCGATGATGGCGCGGTGCATATCGAGAGCAACGATATTCTCGTCCATCTGGAATCGCGCTTCCCCGAACCATCGCTGATCCCCGCCGAGCACAACGACAGCGTGAGCGACCTGCTGCGTCATGAAGACAATCTGCACATGGCGCTGCGCACCGTCACGTTCCGGTTCATGATGCCGACGGACGAACCGCCCAAGACCGCACAGGATCTAGAGCGCTATGCAAACCAAGGTTCCGGCACAGTAGGCGGCGTCGCCGATGCAGCGCGCGACAGGGAAATCGCCTTTTGGCGCAACATGCTGGACGGCGGCATTTCCGACGAGGCCGCACGCGCCGCTGTCGCAGAATTCCGCGCAGCCTTCGAAGACCTTGAACAGCGCCTTGCCGGTTCATCCTATATTCTGGGCAATCAGCTGTCCGTGCTCGACATCGCCTGGGTGATCTATGTCAATCGGCTCGCTCTTGCCGGCTATCCCTTGGAGCATCTACATCCAAGACTTGCGGCGTGGGCCGCCACCCTGAAATCCGATCCCGCCTTTGCTCCTGAAATGGCCCTGCCCCCGCCGTTTGCCGCGCGAGTTGCGGCGCATCAGGAAGCCCTGGCACAAGCAGGGCGGAGCCTGTCCGAAGTCTGCGGCTTGACGACATAG
- a CDS encoding MFS transporter has product MSALKETQPGGSVPLGIVLSLCSVPAVMSAIVLVPIVPQLFQQFAGVKDANFWIPALVAVPGLCTALLSPLAGYLGDKIGLRWPIVISLCLFSLFGAMPLILNDFGTILASRIALGVSQVVALVLSIALIGQLYQGAPRDKWLAIQTVAATSSSLVVLPLSGFMAGTALGWHGSFLLFLSGLALAAAVAWHTRGIKTTAHTAASHTDAQTPWAWLLCYCVLTLVVGVFFFTTQFQFGLALSTAGAKDSGQIGLLSAIAAVGIMLGSALFVQMKQLLGRLLLPCELLLCGITLTLMPQFPAIAPLVVLAFFNLMACGMMLPTLVTAVAERMPDEVRGRGLGLWNSSFTFGQFLSAAVVGMLLNRAGTSILDAFAVLGIVALTMSAIGMGSVLLRRSAKSETRAHPVKQ; this is encoded by the coding sequence ATGTCGGCGCTTAAGGAAACCCAACCCGGAGGATCGGTTCCGTTGGGGATAGTGCTGTCGCTGTGCAGTGTACCGGCAGTTATGTCGGCGATCGTCCTTGTCCCGATCGTCCCTCAATTGTTCCAACAGTTCGCCGGCGTGAAAGACGCCAATTTCTGGATACCAGCACTGGTTGCCGTGCCTGGCCTGTGCACCGCCCTTCTCTCACCGCTTGCTGGCTATCTCGGAGACAAGATTGGCCTCAGATGGCCCATCGTCATCAGCCTCTGCCTGTTTTCCCTTTTTGGCGCCATGCCGCTAATATTGAACGATTTTGGAACCATTCTGGCTTCCCGGATCGCGCTTGGTGTCAGCCAAGTCGTGGCGCTGGTGCTGTCCATCGCGCTCATCGGTCAGCTTTACCAGGGCGCTCCCAGGGACAAATGGTTGGCAATCCAGACGGTGGCCGCAACATCCTCGTCGCTCGTGGTACTGCCGCTTAGTGGATTCATGGCGGGAACCGCGCTCGGATGGCATGGCTCGTTTCTGTTGTTTCTGAGTGGGTTAGCACTGGCGGCGGCCGTCGCATGGCACACACGCGGCATCAAAACAACGGCGCACACTGCTGCGAGCCACACAGATGCGCAAACGCCCTGGGCATGGTTACTCTGTTATTGCGTGCTCACGTTGGTTGTCGGGGTCTTCTTCTTTACGACGCAATTTCAGTTCGGGCTGGCGCTTTCGACCGCCGGCGCCAAGGACAGCGGCCAGATTGGCCTGCTCAGCGCGATCGCCGCCGTGGGCATCATGCTCGGCTCCGCCCTATTCGTGCAGATGAAGCAGTTGCTTGGGCGACTGTTGCTGCCTTGCGAGTTGCTGCTGTGCGGCATCACACTAACGCTCATGCCGCAATTCCCGGCAATCGCACCGCTTGTCGTACTGGCCTTTTTTAACCTGATGGCATGCGGAATGATGTTGCCAACCCTGGTGACGGCAGTGGCCGAACGAATGCCAGACGAGGTGCGCGGACGCGGCCTCGGCCTGTGGAATTCATCATTCACCTTCGGCCAATTCCTAAGTGCGGCTGTCGTCGGCATGCTGTTGAACAGAGCAGGCACAAGTATACTCGATGCCTTTGCCGTGCTCGGCATCGTGGCGCTGACAATGAGTGCTATTGGCATGGGCTCGGTTCTGTTGCGCCGTTCTGCGAAGTCTGAAACTCGGGCACACCCGGTCAAGCAGTAA
- a CDS encoding integrase catalytic domain-containing protein yields the protein MGRRISMATRSELVGAIIERYRSCSRASKQQILDEFVAVTGYHRKHAIRVLGRRETKPPRDRRQAIRYGGDVREALVVLWEASDRLCSKRLKPLIPVLLPALERHDRLDVSAELRDKLLTVSAATMDRLLSEVRIVARGGRRRRTGMSSAVRRSVPVRTFGDWNDPVPGYVEVDFVAHSGTSSSGSFVQTMVLTDIATGWTECVPVRSRDSSLVVAAIQQAQRFFPFPLLGVDFDNDSAFMNELVVCWCRSQGLEVTRSRAYRKNDQAWVEQKNGAIVRRLVGYGRFVGAEATAALSRLYDVVRLHGNLFQPSFKLREKTRIGARIIKRYHPPTPPAARVLAHPDVAAPDKERLSRMLEMADPVMLFAGIRAAQDDLGKRVDRRGLNAKPEEPVVVDLQRFAVNLETAWQAGETRPTHRRPYRRTKPYPKRPSMLDPFEAQIRAWIAADPTLSAAAVLQRLMSADPSRFTKKSERTVQLAVKAWRAEITGQIILNGDWMKGFALSAPAAAGGDRAHLATAQPGNNLR from the coding sequence ATGGGCAGGCGGATCAGCATGGCGACACGATCGGAGTTGGTGGGGGCGATTATCGAGCGGTATCGATCATGCTCTCGGGCGAGCAAGCAGCAGATCCTGGACGAGTTTGTTGCGGTCACCGGTTATCATCGCAAGCACGCGATCCGCGTGCTTGGACGCCGCGAGACGAAGCCGCCGCGCGACCGGCGTCAGGCGATCCGTTACGGCGGCGATGTCCGCGAGGCGCTGGTGGTGTTGTGGGAGGCGTCGGATCGCCTCTGCTCAAAGCGCCTGAAGCCGTTGATCCCGGTTCTGCTACCGGCGCTCGAGCGGCACGACCGGCTCGACGTCAGTGCCGAGCTGCGCGACAAGCTGCTCACGGTGAGCGCGGCGACGATGGACCGGCTGCTGTCGGAGGTGCGTATTGTCGCGCGCGGCGGGCGGCGGCGTCGGACCGGCATGAGCTCCGCAGTGCGCCGGTCGGTTCCGGTCCGCACCTTCGGGGACTGGAACGATCCTGTGCCCGGTTATGTTGAGGTCGACTTCGTGGCGCATTCCGGCACCTCTTCCTCCGGCAGTTTCGTGCAAACGATGGTGCTGACCGACATCGCCACGGGGTGGACCGAATGCGTGCCGGTCCGCAGTCGCGACAGCAGCCTGGTGGTTGCGGCGATCCAGCAAGCGCAGCGGTTCTTTCCGTTCCCACTCCTGGGCGTAGACTTCGACAATGACAGCGCCTTCATGAATGAACTCGTGGTCTGCTGGTGCCGAAGCCAGGGTCTGGAGGTGACGCGCTCCCGGGCCTATCGCAAGAATGATCAGGCGTGGGTCGAGCAGAAGAACGGCGCCATCGTCCGGCGCCTGGTGGGCTACGGCAGGTTCGTGGGAGCGGAGGCGACAGCGGCGCTCAGCCGCTTGTACGATGTGGTGCGGCTGCACGGTAATCTGTTCCAACCCTCGTTCAAACTGCGGGAGAAGACCCGGATCGGTGCGCGCATCATCAAACGCTATCATCCGCCCACGCCGCCGGCCGCGCGCGTGCTGGCTCATCCCGATGTAGCCGCGCCCGATAAAGAGCGGCTGAGCCGGATGCTGGAAATGGCCGATCCCGTGATGCTGTTCGCAGGCATCCGGGCAGCACAAGACGATCTGGGGAAACGCGTCGATCGCCGCGGGCTGAATGCCAAGCCTGAGGAGCCGGTCGTTGTCGACCTGCAGCGCTTTGCCGTCAATCTGGAGACAGCCTGGCAGGCGGGCGAGACGCGGCCCACGCATCGGCGTCCCTATCGGCGAACCAAGCCCTATCCCAAAAGGCCGAGCATGCTCGATCCGTTCGAGGCGCAAATCCGCGCGTGGATCGCGGCGGACCCGACGCTCTCGGCAGCCGCAGTGTTGCAGCGGCTTATGAGCGCCGATCCGTCACGCTTCACGAAGAAGAGCGAGCGAACGGTGCAATTAGCCGTGAAGGCGTGGCGCGCGGAAATCACCGGGCAGATCATCCTCAATGGTGACTGGATGAAGGGCTTCGCCCTATCTGCACCCGCCGCGGCGGGTGGAGATAGGGCGCACCTCGCAACCGCTCAGCCCGGTAACAATCTTCGGTGA
- a CDS encoding transposase gives MEILDRVRRRRWTRAEKLEIVAAVGVNGEPLSRVAQRYDVTRSQIYQWRHEFKKRGMLPALPAPTSSQVDIGSPSFKAEPAFENWLASPSIVELCLLQGSRLRFDSSSKARP, from the coding sequence ATGGAGATATTGGACCGGGTACGGCGGCGTCGCTGGACGCGGGCGGAGAAGCTGGAGATTGTCGCCGCGGTGGGTGTGAACGGCGAACCGCTTTCGCGAGTTGCGCAGCGCTACGACGTAACGCGCAGCCAGATTTACCAGTGGCGGCACGAGTTCAAGAAAAGAGGGATGCTCCCTGCGCTGCCGGCGCCGACCTCATCGCAGGTCGACATTGGTTCGCCCAGTTTCAAAGCAGAGCCTGCCTTCGAGAACTGGCTAGCCTCACCCTCGATCGTAGAACTGTGTCTGCTGCAAGGAAGCCGCCTTCGTTTCGATAGCAGCTCGAAGGCTCGACCCTGA
- a CDS encoding pyridoxamine 5'-phosphate oxidase family protein: protein MITPDEFYTQDQRKLQQQFESEALADTVVAAIVRDEIEVPQAQFIESRDFFFLSTVSDEGEPTVSYKGGATGFVKVLDSKTLMFPNYDGNGMFKSMGNILSRPKIGMLFIDFETPNRVRVQGSATLSFEDDDLGYFPGATLVVRVDVSTCFLNCARYIHKHYRHAQSPYIPSDDGSQPHPSWKRIDVVQASLPEGARKRTREEGGTITFEDYVERLQAGES from the coding sequence ATGATCACGCCGGATGAGTTCTATACGCAAGATCAACGAAAGCTACAGCAGCAGTTCGAAAGCGAAGCGTTGGCGGATACCGTTGTCGCTGCGATAGTTCGTGATGAGATTGAAGTGCCTCAGGCTCAGTTTATCGAGTCACGCGACTTCTTTTTTCTTTCGACCGTGAGCGATGAAGGCGAACCAACCGTTAGCTACAAGGGCGGAGCAACGGGGTTCGTTAAAGTTCTGGATTCTAAGACCCTCATGTTTCCGAATTATGATGGAAACGGGATGTTCAAGTCCATGGGGAATATCCTGAGTCGACCAAAAATAGGGATGCTCTTCATCGACTTTGAAACGCCTAACAGGGTGCGAGTTCAAGGATCGGCAACCTTGTCATTTGAAGACGATGACCTTGGCTATTTTCCCGGCGCGACATTGGTAGTGCGTGTGGATGTGAGTACATGCTTTCTCAATTGTGCGCGCTACATCCACAAGCACTACCGCCATGCACAAAGCCCTTACATCCCAAGCGATGATGGAAGTCAGCCTCATCCTTCGTGGAAACGGATCGACGTGGTGCAAGCTTCACTGCCAGAAGGCGCTCGAAAACGTACGCGCGAAGAAGGCGGGACTATCACCTTCGAAGACTATGTCGAAAGGTTGCAGGCCGGAGAATCATAG
- a CDS encoding carbon-nitrogen hydrolase family protein translates to MSSEPFKVAVVQAAPEFLNLERGVEKTLDLVKEAARNGAKLVAFPECWLPGYPWWAWLDSPAWGMQFVRRHFENCMTADGAEAQRIAQCASEHDIWVVMGYSERAAGSLYIAQLIISPDDGIIAARRKLKATHVERTIFGEGDGSDLKVHQTPIGNLGALCCWEHINPLSKYAMFSQNEQIHVGAWPSFSIYACAAYALGPEVNLAASQIYAVEGQCFVLAACGLVSEQMITELCDAEIKKELLKQGGGYAMIFGPDGSPMCEPIAPDQEGLLYANVDLGMIAFAKAAADPTGHYSRPDVARLLFNPAANRPVENMAPNFGVAGERSQHGLLDGAIEPLFNLTSSLQDQVNACRMPGDTDDHAG, encoded by the coding sequence ATGAGTTCTGAGCCGTTCAAAGTGGCTGTTGTCCAAGCTGCTCCTGAGTTTCTCAATCTTGAACGGGGGGTGGAGAAAACTCTCGACCTCGTAAAGGAGGCGGCCAGAAATGGTGCGAAACTCGTCGCTTTCCCAGAGTGCTGGCTACCCGGCTATCCTTGGTGGGCTTGGCTCGATTCTCCTGCATGGGGCATGCAGTTCGTCCGACGGCATTTCGAAAATTGCATGACCGCCGACGGTGCAGAGGCTCAACGCATCGCCCAATGTGCCAGCGAGCACGACATCTGGGTTGTGATGGGATATAGCGAGCGTGCAGCTGGTAGCCTGTATATCGCTCAACTCATCATTTCACCCGATGACGGAATTATTGCTGCTCGCCGAAAACTCAAGGCGACCCACGTTGAACGCACGATTTTCGGCGAAGGGGATGGCAGCGATCTAAAAGTGCATCAAACCCCGATCGGCAACCTCGGCGCGCTTTGCTGCTGGGAGCACATCAACCCATTGAGCAAATATGCGATGTTCTCACAAAATGAGCAGATTCACGTTGGAGCCTGGCCAAGCTTCTCCATCTATGCGTGCGCAGCATACGCCTTGGGGCCCGAGGTCAACCTAGCAGCAAGCCAGATCTACGCAGTTGAGGGCCAGTGCTTCGTCTTGGCCGCTTGCGGGTTGGTGTCAGAACAAATGATCACTGAATTGTGTGATGCCGAGATCAAGAAAGAATTGCTGAAGCAGGGTGGCGGATACGCAATGATCTTTGGCCCCGATGGTTCTCCCATGTGCGAGCCCATCGCCCCTGATCAGGAAGGCTTACTCTATGCGAACGTGGATTTGGGCATGATAGCGTTTGCAAAGGCCGCAGCCGATCCGACGGGCCACTACTCACGCCCCGACGTTGCGCGATTGCTGTTCAATCCGGCAGCAAACAGGCCCGTGGAGAATATGGCTCCGAATTTCGGCGTTGCTGGTGAGAGGAGTCAACATGGCCTCTTAGATGGAGCCATCGAACCTCTTTTCAACCTAACCAGTTCGCTCCAAGATCAAGTGAATGCCTGTCGCATGCCGGGAGATACCGATGATCACGCCGGATGA
- a CDS encoding helix-turn-helix domain-containing protein: MTYHHHLEGCVIEVVSLHMTTDSVASKERASYWRDLVSATFVELECEMAVPSQFSGSLRTMDLGDFHMTEVDAAPQLVRRTRRAISASTSDHFLLSLQTWGQGIILQDDRVALLRPGDFALYDSTRPYRLQFEEKFGQIVVQLPRKTVTERLIDADGLTAMQVDGSKGVGLLASNYIRNLHQQVGTIEELSSGRLKASAVDLLATAIAEQAGVKCLGTENQAILRRRVIAYVDQHLADHELSCRRIAEVHGISERQLRRAFEGQHTSLSDWIWLRRLEKAKRDLVDPLKAPLSITAIAYDLGYRDSAHFSRSFRSRFDCTPSAWRNDNLAVRK, from the coding sequence TTGACATATCATCATCATCTGGAGGGCTGTGTCATCGAAGTCGTTTCCCTACATATGACGACAGACTCTGTCGCGTCGAAGGAGCGCGCTTCATATTGGCGAGATCTCGTTTCCGCGACTTTTGTCGAACTTGAATGCGAAATGGCTGTGCCGAGCCAGTTTTCTGGCTCGCTTCGCACAATGGATCTCGGTGATTTTCATATGACAGAAGTTGATGCGGCACCGCAGTTGGTCCGGCGGACCAGGCGGGCAATCAGCGCATCGACAAGCGACCATTTTCTTCTCAGCCTCCAGACCTGGGGGCAAGGTATTATTCTTCAGGATGATCGGGTTGCCTTGCTCCGCCCTGGAGATTTCGCATTGTATGATTCCACGCGCCCTTACAGATTGCAGTTCGAAGAGAAATTTGGGCAGATCGTTGTCCAACTGCCACGCAAGACTGTGACTGAGCGTCTCATTGATGCCGATGGGCTCACGGCTATGCAAGTTGATGGTAGCAAGGGTGTGGGACTCTTGGCGTCGAACTACATCCGAAACCTTCATCAACAAGTCGGCACTATCGAGGAACTTAGTTCTGGTCGCCTGAAAGCGAGCGCAGTCGACCTTCTTGCGACGGCCATCGCTGAGCAAGCGGGCGTTAAATGTCTGGGCACGGAGAACCAGGCCATCCTGCGCAGAAGAGTCATCGCCTATGTCGATCAGCACCTCGCCGATCACGAACTTTCTTGTCGTCGAATTGCCGAGGTTCATGGTATTTCAGAACGGCAACTACGCCGTGCCTTCGAAGGTCAGCACACTTCGCTTTCCGATTGGATCTGGCTTCGACGGCTGGAGAAGGCGAAGCGAGATTTGGTCGACCCATTGAAGGCTCCGCTGTCGATCACGGCAATCGCTTATGATCTTGGGTATCGCGATTCGGCACATTTCAGCCGCTCATTTCGGTCTCGATTTGACTGCACGCCTTCCGCATGGCGGAATGACAACCTAGCTGTCAGGAAATGA